Proteins encoded together in one Bacteroides zoogleoformans window:
- the metK gene encoding methionine adenosyltransferase: MGYLFTSESVSEGHPDKVADQISDAVLDKLLAYDPNSKVACETLVTTGQVVLAGEVKTKAYVDLQLIAREVIKKIGYTKGEYMFESNSCGVLSAIHEQSPDINRGVERQDPMEQGAGDQGMMFGYATNETENYMPLSLDLAHRILQVLADIRREGRVMTYLRPDAKSQVTIEYDDNGTPVRIDTIVVSTQHDDFVSPADGSEAAQLKADEEMLAVIRKDVIEVLMPRVIASIRAEKVLALFNDRITYHVNPTGKFVIGGPHGDTGLTGRKIIVDTYGGKGAHGGGAFSGKDPSKVDRSAAYAARHIAKNLVAAGVADEMLVQVSYAIGVARPINIFVDTYGRSHVHMSDGEIARKIDELFDLRPKAIEDRLKLRNPIYQETAAYGHMGREPQTIVKRFQSRYEGDKEVEVELFTWEKLDYVDKVKAAFGLV, encoded by the coding sequence ATGGGCTATTTATTCACATCCGAATCGGTGTCAGAAGGACATCCCGACAAAGTGGCCGATCAGATATCGGACGCTGTGCTTGACAAACTGTTGGCTTACGACCCCAACTCGAAAGTAGCTTGCGAAACGCTGGTCACTACCGGACAGGTGGTGCTGGCCGGAGAGGTGAAGACAAAAGCGTACGTTGACCTCCAACTCATCGCACGCGAAGTGATTAAGAAGATTGGATACACCAAAGGCGAATACATGTTCGAGAGCAACTCGTGCGGCGTGCTGAGCGCCATCCATGAGCAAAGCCCCGACATCAACCGCGGCGTGGAAAGGCAAGACCCCATGGAGCAGGGCGCCGGAGACCAGGGAATGATGTTCGGCTATGCCACCAACGAAACGGAGAATTACATGCCGCTCTCGCTCGACCTGGCACACCGCATCCTGCAAGTGCTGGCCGACATCCGCCGCGAAGGCAGGGTGATGACCTACCTCCGCCCCGACGCCAAGAGCCAAGTGACCATAGAGTATGACGACAACGGGACACCCGTCCGCATCGACACCATTGTGGTCTCCACGCAGCATGACGACTTTGTCAGCCCCGCCGACGGCAGCGAAGCCGCACAGCTGAAAGCCGACGAAGAGATGCTGGCCGTTATCCGCAAGGACGTCATCGAGGTGCTGATGCCGCGCGTCATCGCTTCCATCCGTGCCGAGAAAGTGCTGGCTCTGTTCAATGACCGCATCACGTACCACGTCAATCCTACCGGGAAGTTTGTCATCGGCGGGCCTCACGGAGATACCGGGCTGACGGGGCGCAAAATCATCGTGGACACGTATGGGGGTAAGGGTGCTCACGGCGGCGGCGCTTTCTCGGGGAAAGACCCCTCGAAGGTGGATCGCAGCGCGGCGTACGCGGCACGGCACATTGCCAAGAACCTGGTGGCTGCCGGCGTGGCGGACGAGATGTTGGTGCAAGTGTCTTACGCCATCGGTGTGGCACGCCCCATCAACATCTTCGTGGATACCTACGGACGCAGCCACGTCCACATGAGCGACGGTGAGATTGCCCGGAAAATAGACGAACTGTTCGACCTCCGTCCGAAGGCTATCGAAGACCGCCTCAAGCTACGCAATCCCATCTATCAGGAAACTGCCGCCTACGGGCACATGGGGCGCGAACCGCAAACCATCGTCAAACGCTTCCAGAGCCGCTACGAGGGCGACAAGGAGGTGGAAGTGGAACTCTTCACTTGGGAGAAGCTGGACTATGTGGATAAGGTGAAGGCGGCATTCGGCCTGGTGTAG
- a CDS encoding glycosyltransferase family 2 protein — MKDYAPILLFTYNRPAHTRQLIKSLLTNEEAARSRLFVYSDAARNTADQAAVDEVRRYLHTLAGFRSVEVIEHTENQGLAANVIAGVTEQVNRHGRVIVLEDDLMVSPCFLRFMNDALCAYEDEPRVGHIQACDFTQDPSLPATFLIKWTGSWGWATWKRAWQHFNPDGKALLKQLEDRGLTRTFDFDGTYGFTRMLRRQTEGKNNSWAIRWNASLFLADILSLNTGRSLVQNKGFDGSGTHCGGGGLYDASLWPEPLPVVKISPVTENAEARRIFARYYRRTNFFWAKALRRIKRTLKGDFGV, encoded by the coding sequence ATGAAAGATTACGCCCCTATCCTGCTCTTCACTTACAACCGTCCTGCCCATACCCGGCAGTTGATAAAGAGCCTGCTGACTAATGAAGAGGCCGCCCGCAGCCGTCTGTTCGTCTATTCCGACGCCGCTCGCAACACCGCCGACCAAGCGGCGGTGGACGAAGTGCGTCGCTACCTGCACACCCTTGCCGGCTTCCGCTCCGTCGAGGTGATAGAGCACACCGAGAACCAAGGATTGGCGGCCAACGTGATAGCCGGCGTCACCGAACAAGTGAACCGCCACGGGAGGGTCATTGTGCTGGAAGACGACCTGATGGTATCCCCCTGCTTTCTGCGCTTCATGAACGATGCCCTCTGCGCCTACGAAGATGAGCCGCGCGTGGGGCATATCCAAGCCTGCGACTTCACCCAAGACCCCTCCCTTCCCGCCACTTTCCTCATTAAATGGACGGGAAGCTGGGGCTGGGCCACGTGGAAGCGCGCCTGGCAACACTTCAACCCCGACGGAAAAGCCTTGCTGAAGCAACTCGAAGACAGAGGCCTGACCCGCACCTTCGACTTCGACGGCACGTACGGCTTCACCCGCATGCTACGCCGGCAGACCGAGGGGAAAAACAACTCATGGGCCATCCGCTGGAACGCCAGCCTGTTCCTGGCGGATATCCTTTCGTTGAATACCGGCAGATCGCTGGTGCAGAACAAAGGGTTCGACGGCAGCGGCACCCATTGTGGAGGCGGCGGCCTGTACGACGCCTCGCTTTGGCCGGAGCCGCTTCCGGTGGTAAAAATCAGCCCAGTGACAGAAAACGCCGAGGCACGGCGCATCTTTGCCCGCTACTATCGTCGCACCAACTTCTTTTGGGCAAAAGCGTTGCGAAGAATCAAACGTACGCTGAAAGGCGACTTCGGTGTCTAA
- a CDS encoding glycosyltransferase family 2 protein, with product MKILTIIAAYNFERWLDRCLGSLRQSSLQADVVVIDNASQDRTVQLIESRYPEVRLIQSQENLGFGRANNLGMRMALEEGYEAVFLLNQDAWIDAETLGTLSALSGKYPQYGILSPTHLTGAGDKLEKGFAGYAGLSPSAELKTYRAKDKSLCPPIEVPFVNAAFWFIPVSVLKQVGGFCPLFRHYGEDVDYVNRLHRCGYRIGYSPYVQGCHDREYRPVARKAFLYSEEVYLLSEYANVQYSFPKAFAYGVAAGIKKTFKALLQGNLKDAVAYLRITASVFGRTGKVIGYRKLNKRCGTWYI from the coding sequence ATGAAAATACTGACCATTATAGCAGCCTATAACTTCGAGCGTTGGCTGGACCGTTGCCTGGGCAGTCTGCGCCAATCTTCGCTGCAAGCGGATGTGGTGGTGATAGACAACGCCTCGCAAGATCGTACCGTACAGCTCATCGAAAGCCGCTATCCGGAAGTCCGCCTCATCCAGAGCCAGGAGAACCTCGGCTTCGGCCGTGCCAACAACCTCGGTATGAGAATGGCGTTGGAAGAGGGCTACGAGGCTGTTTTCCTACTGAACCAAGACGCGTGGATAGATGCCGAAACGCTCGGCACATTGAGCGCGCTTAGCGGTAAATACCCCCAATATGGCATCTTGTCGCCCACCCATCTGACCGGTGCGGGCGATAAGTTGGAGAAAGGTTTCGCCGGTTATGCAGGACTAAGCCCTTCGGCGGAGTTGAAGACCTATCGTGCGAAAGACAAGTCCCTTTGTCCTCCCATAGAAGTGCCTTTCGTCAATGCGGCATTCTGGTTTATTCCTGTTTCCGTATTGAAGCAAGTGGGCGGATTCTGCCCCCTCTTCCGACACTATGGCGAAGACGTGGACTACGTCAACCGTTTACACCGTTGCGGTTACCGGATAGGGTATTCGCCTTACGTACAAGGATGCCACGACCGGGAATACCGGCCCGTGGCTCGCAAAGCCTTCCTATATTCGGAGGAAGTTTATCTGTTGTCCGAGTATGCTAACGTGCAATACTCTTTTCCCAAGGCATTTGCCTATGGAGTGGCGGCGGGCATCAAGAAAACGTTTAAAGCATTGCTGCAAGGAAATCTGAAAGATGCCGTCGCCTATCTCCGCATCACGGCAAGCGTATTCGGCCGGACAGGCAAGGTCATCGGCTATCGCAAGCTGAACAAACGATGCGGTACATGGTATATATGA
- a CDS encoding beta-1,6-N-acetylglucosaminyltransferase: MSRIAYIISAYKDAPHLRRLVDALAGDADFYIHIDRNADIRPFKELLKDKTTFVPRHRVSWGGWGQVEYQKELLSAVLHSGIAYGRVVCLSGQDYPLWPNTEIHSYFDGHKETEFIVAMNLTRSADKQQIAKIIYYHFFRDLNIGSRWLRNKLIVASRHLMQLLPFRKRPFVKLGGKEADVFFGSDYWAITLPCARYVYEKLCTEKEMTRYFKTSFVPSELCVQTLVFNSPFAARALLYEGRYAGLHALTPLHYIVYGQSIKTMTPEDLPALKLSGKMFCRKVVSGKSDALIETIETERKAETS, translated from the coding sequence ATGAGCCGCATCGCCTACATCATATCCGCCTATAAAGACGCGCCGCACTTACGTCGTCTGGTAGATGCCCTGGCCGGTGACGCCGATTTCTACATACACATCGACCGGAATGCGGACATCCGCCCTTTCAAGGAGTTGCTGAAAGACAAGACGACCTTTGTGCCCCGGCATCGGGTGAGCTGGGGAGGCTGGGGGCAGGTGGAATATCAGAAGGAACTGCTGTCCGCCGTGCTGCACAGCGGCATCGCTTATGGCCGCGTCGTCTGCCTCAGCGGGCAAGACTATCCTCTGTGGCCCAACACCGAGATACACAGCTACTTTGACGGGCACAAGGAGACGGAGTTCATCGTGGCAATGAACCTGACCCGCTCTGCCGACAAGCAGCAGATAGCCAAAATCATCTACTACCACTTCTTCCGCGACCTGAACATCGGAAGTCGGTGGTTGCGGAACAAGCTCATCGTAGCCTCACGCCACCTGATGCAGTTGCTTCCGTTCAGGAAGCGCCCCTTCGTAAAGCTTGGCGGCAAAGAAGCGGATGTGTTTTTCGGCTCCGACTATTGGGCCATCACCCTGCCTTGCGCCCGCTATGTCTACGAGAAGCTCTGCACTGAAAAGGAGATGACCCGCTACTTCAAGACAAGCTTCGTCCCCAGCGAGCTATGCGTACAGACCCTTGTGTTCAACTCTCCCTTTGCCGCCCGCGCCTTGCTGTACGAAGGCAGATACGCCGGACTCCACGCACTGACGCCCCTGCATTATATCGTATACGGCCAATCCATCAAGACCATGACTCCGGAAGACCTGCCTGCACTGAAGCTGTCGGGCAAGATGTTCTGCCGGAAAGTGGTGAGCGGAAAGTCGGACGCCCTCATAGAAACCATCGAAACAGAACGAAAAGCCGAAACCTCATGA
- a CDS encoding lipopolysaccharide biosynthesis protein, which yields MNETSLKEKTAKGLLWGGFSNGMQQLLNLVFGIVLARLLDVSDYGMVGMLTIFSAIAAALQEGGFISALTNRKEVSHKDYNAVFWFSTLCGTTLYVLLFFAAPLIADFYKTPELVPLSRLSFLGFVISSLSIAPRAYLFRNLKIKETTVVSLSALCVSGVVGIILAANGFAYWGIALQSIAFVTMVTILNFYFSRWHPTLQLDFTPIREMIGFSSKMIVTNVFTIINNNLLSVLLGRFYSEREVGNFTQANKWNGMGHNTITGMINGIAQPVFTRVTDDKPRQLAVFRKLLRFTAFVSFPAMFGLSLIARELIVIAVTEKWLGSVYIMQILCIWGAFIPVINLFSNLVISRGHSSIYMWNTICLSVLQLVAVCAMYPFGLEWMLRVFVGINIGWLFVWFGFVRREIGLKAGDMLKDLSPYLLLSAALVTAACYIARPIENLYLSLITKVVFVAGLYALTLWKLQSVIFKESVEFLLKKKKP from the coding sequence ATGAACGAGACATCACTCAAAGAGAAGACAGCCAAAGGACTGTTGTGGGGAGGCTTCAGCAACGGGATGCAACAGTTGCTGAATCTGGTCTTCGGGATTGTCCTGGCCCGTCTGCTGGATGTTTCGGACTACGGCATGGTGGGCATGCTCACCATTTTCTCCGCCATTGCGGCCGCCTTGCAGGAGGGAGGTTTCATCTCGGCGCTGACCAACCGGAAGGAGGTCTCTCACAAGGATTATAACGCCGTGTTCTGGTTCAGCACCCTGTGCGGCACCACGCTTTATGTGCTGCTCTTCTTCGCCGCCCCGCTCATTGCGGACTTCTACAAGACACCGGAATTGGTTCCCCTTTCCCGGCTTTCATTCCTGGGTTTTGTCATTTCCAGCCTGAGCATTGCACCGCGTGCCTACCTCTTCAGGAACCTGAAGATCAAAGAAACCACCGTTGTCTCTCTTTCCGCGCTGTGCGTCTCGGGAGTCGTCGGAATCATACTGGCCGCCAACGGATTCGCTTATTGGGGCATCGCCTTGCAATCCATCGCCTTTGTAACGATGGTGACGATACTCAACTTCTACTTCTCCCGTTGGCACCCCACACTTCAGTTAGACTTCACTCCCATCAGGGAGATGATAGGATTCAGCAGCAAGATGATTGTAACGAACGTCTTCACAATCATCAACAACAACCTGTTATCCGTCCTGCTGGGCAGGTTCTATTCCGAACGGGAAGTCGGCAACTTCACGCAGGCAAACAAATGGAACGGAATGGGACACAACACCATCACTGGCATGATAAACGGCATTGCGCAACCCGTCTTCACCCGCGTGACCGACGACAAGCCCCGTCAACTGGCTGTGTTCCGTAAGCTGCTCCGCTTCACGGCCTTCGTCTCCTTTCCCGCCATGTTCGGATTAAGCCTGATAGCAAGAGAGCTGATTGTGATTGCCGTTACCGAGAAATGGCTCGGCAGCGTTTACATCATGCAGATTCTCTGCATCTGGGGCGCATTCATTCCTGTTATAAACTTATTCTCGAACCTGGTTATCAGCCGCGGACACTCTTCCATCTACATGTGGAATACCATCTGCCTGAGTGTATTGCAACTGGTGGCCGTATGCGCCATGTATCCCTTCGGACTGGAATGGATGTTGCGCGTCTTCGTTGGCATCAACATCGGCTGGCTGTTTGTCTGGTTCGGGTTTGTGAGAAGAGAAATCGGGTTGAAGGCCGGCGATATGCTGAAAGATCTCTCTCCTTATTTGCTCTTATCCGCCGCCCTCGTCACAGCCGCCTGTTACATCGCCCGCCCCATCGAAAACCTCTACCTGAGCCTGATTACGAAAGTGGTGTTTGTGGCCGGCCTCTATGCCCTGACCTTATGGAAGCTGCAATCCGTCATCTTCAAAGAGAGCGTCGAGTTCCTCTTAAAAAAGAAGAAGCCATGA
- the metG gene encoding methionine--tRNA ligase, protein MEKKFKRTTVTSALPYANGPVHIGHLAGVYVPADIYVRYLRLKKEDVVFIGGSDEHGVPITIRARKEGVTPQDVVDRYHALIKQSFEDFGISFDVYSRTTSKIHHDTASDFFRKLYDKGEFVEKSSMQYYDEEAKQFLADRYITGECPHCHSEGAYGDQCEKCGTSLSPTELINPKSAISGSKPVMRETKHWYLPLDKHEAWLRQWILEEHKEWRPNVYGQCKSWLDMGLQPRAVSRDLDWGIPVPVAGAEGKVLYVWFDAPIGYISNTKELLPDSWEKWWKDPETRLIHFIGKDNIVFHCIVFPAMLKAEGSFILPDNVPSNEFLNLEGDKISTSRNWAVWLHEYLADFPGKQDVLRYVLTANAPETKDNDFTWKDFQARNNNELVAVYGNFVNRALQLTRKYFDGTVPAAGTLTDYDRETLKEFADVKTQVEQLLDAFKFRDAQKEAMNLARIGNKYLADTEPWKLAKTDMERVATILNIALQLTANLAIAFEPFLPFSSEKLRKMLNKDSFDWSELGHTDLLPAGHRLGTPELLFEKIEDDVIQAQVDKLLATKKANEAADYKANPIKPTIAFEEFEKLDIRVGTVLECEAVPKMKKLLKFKIADGLENRTIVSGIAEHYQPEELVGKQVLFIANLAPRQFKNGLVSEGMILSAENYDGALAVTSLLREVKPGSEVR, encoded by the coding sequence ATGGAAAAGAAATTCAAACGCACCACGGTGACGTCCGCCTTGCCGTATGCCAACGGGCCGGTGCACATCGGCCACCTGGCGGGCGTCTATGTGCCCGCCGACATCTACGTCCGCTACCTGCGGCTGAAGAAAGAAGACGTCGTCTTCATCGGCGGAAGCGACGAGCACGGAGTGCCCATCACCATCCGGGCCCGGAAAGAGGGCGTCACGCCGCAAGACGTGGTAGACCGCTATCACGCCCTCATCAAGCAGTCGTTCGAGGACTTCGGCATCTCGTTCGACGTGTACAGCCGCACCACCTCGAAGATACACCACGATACGGCCTCGGACTTCTTCCGCAAGCTGTACGACAAAGGCGAGTTCGTCGAGAAAAGCAGCATGCAGTACTACGACGAGGAAGCCAAACAGTTCCTGGCCGACCGCTACATCACCGGCGAATGCCCGCACTGCCACTCGGAAGGCGCCTACGGCGACCAGTGCGAGAAGTGCGGCACCAGCCTCAGCCCCACGGAGCTGATCAACCCCAAGAGCGCCATCAGCGGCAGCAAGCCCGTGATGCGCGAAACCAAACACTGGTACCTGCCGCTGGACAAGCACGAGGCGTGGCTGCGACAATGGATTCTGGAGGAGCACAAGGAGTGGCGCCCCAACGTCTACGGCCAGTGCAAGAGCTGGCTCGACATGGGGCTGCAGCCGCGCGCCGTGAGCCGCGACCTGGACTGGGGCATCCCCGTGCCGGTAGCAGGCGCCGAGGGCAAGGTGCTGTACGTGTGGTTCGACGCCCCCATCGGCTACATCAGCAACACCAAAGAGCTGCTGCCGGACTCTTGGGAGAAGTGGTGGAAAGACCCCGAAACACGGCTCATCCACTTCATCGGCAAAGACAACATCGTGTTCCACTGCATCGTCTTCCCCGCCATGCTGAAGGCGGAGGGCAGCTTCATCTTGCCCGACAACGTGCCGAGCAACGAGTTCCTGAACCTGGAGGGCGACAAGATTTCCACCTCGCGCAACTGGGCCGTATGGCTGCACGAGTATCTGGCCGACTTCCCCGGCAAGCAGGACGTGCTGCGCTATGTACTTACCGCCAACGCTCCGGAGACGAAAGACAACGACTTCACATGGAAAGACTTCCAGGCACGCAACAACAACGAGCTGGTGGCCGTATATGGCAACTTCGTGAACCGCGCCCTGCAACTGACCCGGAAATACTTCGACGGCACGGTTCCCGCCGCAGGCACGCTGACCGACTATGACCGCGAAACGCTGAAAGAGTTTGCCGACGTCAAGACGCAAGTGGAACAACTGCTGGACGCATTCAAGTTCCGCGACGCACAGAAAGAGGCCATGAACCTGGCCCGCATCGGCAACAAGTATCTGGCGGACACCGAGCCTTGGAAACTGGCCAAGACGGACATGGAGCGGGTGGCCACCATCCTGAACATCGCCTTGCAGCTGACGGCCAACCTGGCCATCGCCTTCGAGCCGTTCCTGCCCTTCAGCAGCGAAAAGCTGCGCAAGATGCTGAACAAGGACAGCTTCGACTGGAGCGAGCTGGGACACACCGACCTGCTGCCCGCCGGACACCGGCTGGGCACCCCCGAACTGCTGTTCGAGAAGATAGAGGATGACGTCATCCAAGCGCAGGTAGACAAGCTGCTGGCCACCAAGAAGGCCAACGAGGCGGCTGACTACAAGGCTAATCCCATCAAGCCGACCATCGCCTTCGAGGAGTTCGAGAAGCTGGACATCCGCGTGGGCACGGTGCTGGAGTGCGAAGCCGTGCCCAAGATGAAGAAGCTGCTGAAGTTCAAGATTGCCGACGGACTGGAGAACCGCACCATCGTCAGCGGCATTGCCGAGCACTACCAACCCGAAGAGCTGGTGGGCAAACAGGTGTTGTTCATCGCCAACCTTGCCCCCCGCCAGTTCAAGAACGGACTGGTGAGCGAAGGCATGATTCTCTCCGCCGAGAACTACGACGGCGCTTTGGCCGTGACGTCGCTGCTGCGGGAGGTGAAGCCGGGAAGCGAGGTGAGGTAA
- a CDS encoding LruC domain-containing protein, producing MKKVKFGLIVWMGAMMLACSPDNDVYNPKSEAAKKNPLQLTTTDDFTWENLQKVGITVKVADQYSATYTYGVEVFDKNPITAKDATLLARGTATGKKDFFASLEIGKGTSTLFVRQTTPTGAKLVKSAVVESSTATVDFNEKYVAGTKAAVTRAKSDYTSLPKTPADSDFPTAAPTDAQTPSGSTISAAGNYMLTSSITKVSGSNVNLYVTGDVKLSFGNDADSFITGSNVNIYILPGAKLTVDARYRWILQAEKTTIYVSEGGQLVKTGEFPEIGLKKNSAIYNRGKVELRLIEASDNAILYNLAKGELKCTGNHNGKLTFFGQSFFINDGTTITDEFNEVRDDRGGNIYNFGTMSVTGKTHISATHPVWVNEGKWTTENFDYAEKAEPVLVINKCRLNVNNKMEVYALFTVDAHGSVVTKDLLMTKGGVNLRSGALFRVDGTAEYKHDGGVFTGVGSEKALLIMNCATTQGAATVSSGQHAHYKGNLVVACNNYVGNVNVTTAGGALLTSDVNNTGVNIPVTECNPGHVETPPAPASVNYQYAVSFSGIYAIEDQWPNFGDYDMNDAVVKLVLTASGNGEAASEAEAKNIPLTKLEVTATFMAVGANNTLGAYVQLDNVASSAVTLASANGVELESGQSKAVLKLNGNIAQLLGGQYVNVSGERSDTRYKTVTGTLSIPAGIRASDISFDKVNFFITVGDASTGRRKEVHLKNFAMTDKGASSGDSFADKYQTADNFVWGICVPGETYAWPNERVSIKDVNESFVNWVTSGGTAGLQWYKGDTSESVSPQ from the coding sequence ATGAAAAAAGTAAAGTTTGGACTGATTGTATGGATGGGTGCTATGATGTTGGCATGCAGTCCGGATAATGATGTCTATAATCCAAAGTCTGAAGCTGCGAAAAAAAATCCATTGCAACTTACCACGACAGATGATTTCACGTGGGAAAACTTGCAGAAAGTAGGCATTACGGTGAAAGTGGCCGATCAATATAGTGCGACTTATACCTATGGTGTGGAAGTATTTGACAAGAATCCGATTACGGCCAAAGATGCAACCTTGTTGGCACGAGGTACGGCTACGGGCAAGAAAGATTTCTTTGCCTCCCTTGAAATAGGTAAAGGTACGAGCACATTATTCGTCAGACAAACCACACCGACAGGTGCCAAGCTGGTGAAATCGGCTGTGGTTGAAAGCTCAACGGCAACAGTTGATTTCAATGAGAAATATGTGGCGGGAACAAAGGCTGCTGTCACACGTGCCAAATCGGATTATACATCATTGCCCAAAACCCCTGCCGACAGTGATTTCCCGACAGCCGCACCGACAGATGCACAGACTCCGAGCGGCAGCACCATTTCCGCTGCGGGAAACTATATGCTGACAAGCAGCATAACGAAGGTATCCGGCAGTAATGTCAATTTGTATGTTACAGGCGATGTGAAATTGTCGTTCGGTAATGATGCAGACTCTTTCATTACCGGCAGCAACGTGAACATATACATCCTTCCGGGTGCCAAGTTGACCGTGGATGCACGCTACCGCTGGATTCTTCAAGCAGAAAAGACCACAATATACGTAAGCGAAGGCGGACAGCTGGTGAAAACAGGCGAATTCCCCGAAATAGGGCTGAAGAAGAACAGCGCCATCTACAACCGTGGTAAGGTAGAACTCCGCCTCATCGAGGCATCGGACAACGCCATTCTTTACAATCTGGCAAAAGGAGAACTCAAATGTACAGGCAACCACAATGGTAAGTTGACTTTCTTCGGTCAAAGTTTCTTCATCAATGACGGTACAACCATTACCGATGAGTTCAATGAAGTAAGGGATGATCGTGGTGGTAATATATATAATTTCGGAACAATGTCCGTGACGGGGAAAACACATATCAGTGCCACTCATCCGGTATGGGTGAACGAAGGGAAATGGACTACTGAGAACTTTGACTATGCAGAAAAAGCTGAACCTGTACTTGTTATCAATAAATGTCGTCTCAATGTAAACAATAAGATGGAAGTATATGCCCTATTTACAGTAGATGCGCATGGCAGTGTAGTGACCAAAGATTTGTTGATGACCAAAGGTGGCGTGAACTTGCGTAGTGGTGCCTTATTCCGTGTAGATGGTACGGCTGAATATAAACATGATGGCGGCGTATTTACCGGCGTTGGTAGCGAAAAAGCATTGCTTATCATGAATTGTGCCACCACACAAGGTGCGGCGACAGTATCATCTGGCCAGCATGCCCATTATAAAGGAAATCTTGTAGTGGCCTGCAACAACTATGTAGGCAATGTGAATGTGACAACTGCCGGCGGTGCCTTGCTGACAAGCGATGTGAATAACACAGGGGTAAACATTCCTGTCACCGAATGTAACCCCGGACATGTGGAAACACCACCGGCACCGGCTTCGGTCAACTATCAGTATGCCGTTTCTTTCTCGGGCATCTATGCGATAGAAGACCAGTGGCCTAATTTTGGAGACTATGACATGAACGACGCTGTGGTGAAGTTGGTTCTCACCGCTTCCGGTAATGGTGAAGCGGCGTCAGAAGCGGAGGCAAAGAATATTCCGCTGACCAAGTTGGAAGTGACCGCTACATTTATGGCAGTAGGTGCAAACAACACTCTTGGCGCTTACGTGCAGTTGGATAATGTTGCAAGCAGTGCCGTTACTTTGGCGAGTGCTAATGGCGTTGAGTTGGAAAGCGGTCAGAGCAAAGCAGTGTTGAAGCTCAATGGAAATATTGCCCAATTGCTGGGGGGCCAATATGTGAACGTCAGCGGAGAACGTTCTGACACACGCTATAAGACAGTGACCGGCACACTTTCAATCCCTGCCGGTATTCGTGCCTCCGACATCAGTTTTGACAAGGTGAACTTCTTCATCACGGTGGGCGACGCAAGCACAGGCAGACGCAAAGAGGTGCATCTCAAGAATTTTGCCATGACAGACAAAGGAGCCTCCAGCGGTGATAGTTTCGCAGATAAGTATCAGACGGCCGATAACTTCGTATGGGGTATATGTGTTCCGGGCGAAACTTATGCCTGGCCCAACGAACGAGTATCCATTAAGGATGTGAATGAGAGTTTCGTCAATTGGGTGACGTCGGGCGGTACGGCAGGCTTGCAATGGTACAAGGGCGATACCAGCGAAAGCGTGTCGCCTCAGTAA